In Vibrio pomeroyi, the genomic window AGAACCGCTAGCGTCTATCGCTTGGACATTAGGCTTTGAATACCACCACGGTTTGATCGAGAAAATGTGGAAAGAGAGCATGAAGAACCACGCTCACGATTCGATTGGTTGCTGTTGTTCAGACAAGGTACACGCTGAAATCTTAAACCGTTACATCCTTGCTGACGACATGGCGACCAACCTGATTCACTTCTACAAGCGTAAGATTGTTGACCACATGCCAGATCGCGAAGGTTGCGACAAACTGGCGATGTTCAACCTTTCTCCATACGAGCGTGAAGAAGTGGTTAACACTACTATCACTATCCGTGCTCAAGAGTTCTCTATCTTTGATGAAAACGAAAACCCAGTAGAGTACTTCATCCAAGACAAGCGCCAAATTGACCCGGGTAAAGTAGACCGTCAAATCGTTCACTACGGTAACTACGACCCGTTTATGGAGTTTGATATTCAAATCAAACGCACTGTGCCAGCGATGGGCTTCACCACGTTACACATCCAAGGTAACGAGAAGGGTGCAGTAAAAGTTGCAGAACAAAAAGACTACTTACTAGAGAACGAGTACTACCGAATCAATGTAAACGACAACGGTACTCTGACTATTTTCGATAAAGAGACAGAGCAAGTATTCGACCAAGTACTTCGTTTAGAAGACGGTTCTGATGACGGTGATGAGTACGATTACTCACCATCTCGTCAAGAGTGGCTGTTGTACTCAGATGAATTCCCGGTAGAAACATCGATTGACCACCAAGGCTTCCAATCGGTAGCGAACATCGCTTTCCGTATGAACGTGCCTGCAAACCTTGCAGAGCGTGAAGAACGCACGGGTCAAAACGGTTTTGTAGAAGCGCAATGCCAAGTGGTATTGAAACAAGGCTCTCGCCGTATCGAAGTTCGCATGGAACTAGACAACCAAGCCGACGACCACCGTGTACGTGTGCTAGTACCAACGCCATTCGTTTCTGAAACTGTCGTTGCAGATAACCAGTTCGGTTGTATTACTCGCCCGACCAACGACCCTGCAATGGCGGTTTGGGAAGAAGAGAAGTGGAAAGAAGCACCAGTTCCGGTTTACCAGTTAATGAACTTTGCAGCGTTAGAAAACGGCAAAGCGGGTATGGCGATTATGTCGAATGGCCTGCGTGAATTTGAAGTGATTGCATCTCAAGGTGACGAAAACCGAGATACCTTCGCACTGACACTATACCGTGGTATTGGCGTGTTGGGTAAAGAAGAGCTATTGCTTCGTCCGGGTCGTCCTTCTGGTATCAAGATCCCGACCCCAGATTCACAAGTGCGCGGCAAGTTGGTTTGTGAATTCACACTGTGTGGCTTCTCTGGCAACCACATTGACGCGAACATCATGGCGCAAGCACGTGACAATGTCACTCAAATCGAATGCTACAACAAGATCCCTTACAACGCGATGAAGCTGAATGTGGGCGAGCAAAACCTACCGATGAGCTTCAGCTTGCTATCGAAGCAACAAGCAGGTGCGGTGCTAAGCGTTCTTAAGAAAGCTGAAGACGAAGACGCACTGATCATGCGTGTCTACAACCCAGCAGAATCGGGTTCAGTATCGGATTCAATCTCTTTCACTCAAGCGGTTTCAAGCTGGAAAGAAACAAGCATGGACGAACGCGTTCGTGAAGGTGATGTAGTAACTGAAACTTTCGGCCAGCTGGCTTCTTGCCAGGCAAAAACATTCCAAATCAAATTCTAATTTCGATAACCCGCTCACCTTGGTGGGCGGGAATGGTGAACGACAATGAAAATTGTAATTGCCCCTGATTCATTTAAAGAATCACTCGACGCTCATCAAGTTGCGTCTTGCATTGAGCGTGGATTTGCCGATGTTTTCCCTTACGCAGAGTTCGTAAAACTGCCTCTCGCTGATGGTGGTGAAGGTACCGTAGACGTGTTGCTAACCGCGCTTAATGGTAAGAAACAGCTGCTACAAACAACAGACGCACTAGGTCGAGAATGTACGGCTTATTGGGCTTCGTTAGAACAGACAGTTGATGGCGCTAACGTAAAAACTGCCTTGGTGGAATTTGCTCAAGCATCGGGTTTAGACCGACTAACCGTAGAAGAAAGAGCACCGTTAATCGCATCTTCGTTTGGTACAGGGTTATTGATTAAAGATGCATTAGATCAAGGTGTTGCACAAGTCATTATTGGTTTGGGCGGCAGCGCAACCAATGATGCAGGCGCAGGCATTTTACAAGCGCTGGGAGGCAAGTTATTAGACAAGCAAGGCAACGAGTTATCTGGTGGCGGCGCCGAGTTAAGTCAGCTAGCAAGCATCGATCTTGATGGACTGCACCCTAGATGCAAAGAAGTGACGTTCGTGGTCGCATGTGATGTGAATAATCCATTATGTGGCGAAAGCGGAGCAAGTGCCGTGTTTGGCCCGCAAAAAGGCGCATCACAAATTCACGTTCAACAGCTTGATGCTGCCATTGGGCACTTTGCGGATATTGCTCAGGCGCAGACAGGTGTTAATCATCGTGACAGCACGGGCTTTGGTGCTGCTGGTGGAACGCCGTTAGGGCTAAGCCTAGCGTTCAATATCCATATTAAAGCGGGTATAGAGATGGTACTGGATGCGTTGGATGCGGATAAGGTGCTTGAAGGCGCTTCATTGGTCGTGACGGGTGAAGGGCAGATGGATAACCAAACCCTGCAAGGTAAGACTCCGTTTGGTATCGCTCAGCGTGCTCAAAAACTGAATATTCCGACCATTGGTATCGCTGGTTCTTTGGGTGAAGACGTTGAAAAGCTTTACGGTTCAATGTCTAGCCTGTTTGGAACCGTGCGTTCACCTCAGTCCTTAGACCAAGTTTTATCAGAAGCGAATCAAAACCTGACTCGTAGTGCCCGTAATATCGCCGCAACGCTCAAGCTTGGCGGCCAGATTTTTAATGAGAAGTAATTATGTCTCTATTTAAACTCGACAACGTTATTCAAAACTACGCATGGGGAAGCAAAGACTCCATCAACCAACTGTTTGGTATTGTGAACCCAAACCAAGAACCGCAAGCAGAAATTTGGATGGGTGCTCATCCTAATGGTTGCTCAAAAGTAGGTGATACCGGTGAGTCGCTTTCTCACATGATCGATGAAAACAAAATCGATGTCTTAGGCGGGTACACGGCGGCACGTTTCGGTGAATTACCTTTTCTATTTAAGGTGTTGGCCGCTGAAACGCCATTATCGATTCAGGTTCATCCGAATAAGCGAAAATCAGAGTTAGGTTTTGAGCGAGAGAATGCACTTGGCATCCCTTTGAATGCGTCTAATCGTAACTACAAAGATCCAAATCATAAACCTGAGTTGGTTTATGCGTTGACCTTTTACAAAGCGATGAATGGCTTTCGTCCAATCGACGATATCATTGCCCTGTTCGAAGAAGCGGATATTCCTTCGCTAGCGATTGAGCTTAATGTCCTAAAAGCCAATGCCGACAGTGATTCTCTGAAGTCTTTCTTTAGCGCCATTATGTCTCTTGAAGGTGACCGCAAAGCGTCTGCGCTTAATGAGCTTTATGCTGCACATGCGCGACCAGCCAAAACGGTCATGGGGCGTGAAGCTCTTCAATACAGCATTGAGTTCAAGCAGCATTATCCAGGTGATATTGGCTTATTTGCGCCATTAATGCTTAACACGGTTGAACTGGCGCCCGGTGAAGCGATGTTCCTGTTCGCAGAAACCCCACATGCTTATGTTCAAGGTACGGGTTTAGAGATTATGGCAAACTCAGACAATGTGCTGCGTGCCGGTCTCACTCCCAAATATATCGATGTTCCTGAGCTTATCGACAACACAATCTTTGAGCCGATTAAGCCAGAAGATATCTGCCTTAAGCCTGTATTGAAAGAGGGCAAGATGAGCTATCCGATTCCAGTGGATGACTTTGGCTTTGATATCTTGTCTGCGACTGATGAGAGTAAGTCGCAGTATCTACGTAGCGCGGAGATCTTGTTCTGTGTGGAAGGAGAGGCGACCATCACTTCAGAAGGACGGTCAGTTTCACTTAAGCCCGGAGAATCGGTCTTTGTAAGTAGTAATTCAAGTGTTTACCAATATCAAGGGAATGGCATTTTGGCTCGTGCTTTTAACTAGTGCCCCCGTGCTAGCGATCAGCAAAAGAAATGTCAGAGTGCCACTGTAAAGTGGTACTCAATATTGGATTGATGGTTGTTACCTATCTGTCTTTTACAGTCATGATTATTGACCATACCCGCTACTCTGGCGGGTTTTTTCATTATTAGAATGAGCAGATATAAGCCGGTAGAAAAGGCAAACCCTGCAATCAGAGCAGGGCTTTTATTGAATCAGTATTGAGTGACTGGCTAAGCAATGTGCGTCATTTTGTTAAGCATAAAGGTTTCAATACAACCTTCAGTCGCAGCCATGTAGTCAGCGATGTGTTGGCTCGCTAAGTGTTTCTCTAGATGAGCTTCAGACTCCCAGTTCTCATGAAAAACAAAGTGAGCAGGGTTACTGTTATCTTGGTGCAAATCGTAGTTAATACAGCCGTCTTCAACACGGGTTTTATCGATCAATTTAATCATCTCTGATTTAACTAGCTCAGTTTTGTCTTCTTTAGAGACGATCGTTGCTATAATAGTTAGCTTGCTCATTTTCAATTCCTCGGCTTTCAACTCGATAAGTTCAAGTAATATAAGTATAAATTTTGATTGAAGAAAGAGTTCTGAAATCCAATAACTATGGTT contains:
- the mngB gene encoding mannosylglycerate hydrolase, which gives rise to MTTSRVHITPHMHWDREWYFTTEESRILLVNNMEEIMNRLESDPEYKYYVLDGQTAVLEDYFAIKPENTERVKALVEAGKLIIGPWYSQTDTMQVSGESIVRNMMYGIRDCMKFGDAMKIGYLPDSFSMSSQLPMIYNGFDITRAMFWRGCSERHGTNKTEFLWQSNDGSEVTAQVLPLGYAIGKYLPQDEEGLRARLDKYFPVLEKPSVTKDILLPNGHDQMPIQKDIFEVMDKLREIYPDREFSMSRYEEVFEKVEAARDQLDTIKGEFNDGKYMRVHRTISSTRMDIKLIHAEIENKIVNILEPLASIAWTLGFEYHHGLIEKMWKESMKNHAHDSIGCCCSDKVHAEILNRYILADDMATNLIHFYKRKIVDHMPDREGCDKLAMFNLSPYEREEVVNTTITIRAQEFSIFDENENPVEYFIQDKRQIDPGKVDRQIVHYGNYDPFMEFDIQIKRTVPAMGFTTLHIQGNEKGAVKVAEQKDYLLENEYYRINVNDNGTLTIFDKETEQVFDQVLRLEDGSDDGDEYDYSPSRQEWLLYSDEFPVETSIDHQGFQSVANIAFRMNVPANLAEREERTGQNGFVEAQCQVVLKQGSRRIEVRMELDNQADDHRVRVLVPTPFVSETVVADNQFGCITRPTNDPAMAVWEEEKWKEAPVPVYQLMNFAALENGKAGMAIMSNGLREFEVIASQGDENRDTFALTLYRGIGVLGKEELLLRPGRPSGIKIPTPDSQVRGKLVCEFTLCGFSGNHIDANIMAQARDNVTQIECYNKIPYNAMKLNVGEQNLPMSFSLLSKQQAGAVLSVLKKAEDEDALIMRVYNPAESGSVSDSISFTQAVSSWKETSMDERVREGDVVTETFGQLASCQAKTFQIKF
- a CDS encoding glycerate kinase, with the protein product MKIVIAPDSFKESLDAHQVASCIERGFADVFPYAEFVKLPLADGGEGTVDVLLTALNGKKQLLQTTDALGRECTAYWASLEQTVDGANVKTALVEFAQASGLDRLTVEERAPLIASSFGTGLLIKDALDQGVAQVIIGLGGSATNDAGAGILQALGGKLLDKQGNELSGGGAELSQLASIDLDGLHPRCKEVTFVVACDVNNPLCGESGASAVFGPQKGASQIHVQQLDAAIGHFADIAQAQTGVNHRDSTGFGAAGGTPLGLSLAFNIHIKAGIEMVLDALDADKVLEGASLVVTGEGQMDNQTLQGKTPFGIAQRAQKLNIPTIGIAGSLGEDVEKLYGSMSSLFGTVRSPQSLDQVLSEANQNLTRSARNIAATLKLGGQIFNEK
- the manA gene encoding mannose-6-phosphate isomerase, class I yields the protein MSLFKLDNVIQNYAWGSKDSINQLFGIVNPNQEPQAEIWMGAHPNGCSKVGDTGESLSHMIDENKIDVLGGYTAARFGELPFLFKVLAAETPLSIQVHPNKRKSELGFERENALGIPLNASNRNYKDPNHKPELVYALTFYKAMNGFRPIDDIIALFEEADIPSLAIELNVLKANADSDSLKSFFSAIMSLEGDRKASALNELYAAHARPAKTVMGREALQYSIEFKQHYPGDIGLFAPLMLNTVELAPGEAMFLFAETPHAYVQGTGLEIMANSDNVLRAGLTPKYIDVPELIDNTIFEPIKPEDICLKPVLKEGKMSYPIPVDDFGFDILSATDESKSQYLRSAEILFCVEGEATITSEGRSVSLKPGESVFVSSNSSVYQYQGNGILARAFN
- a CDS encoding putative quinol monooxygenase, which encodes MSKLTIIATIVSKEDKTELVKSEMIKLIDKTRVEDGCINYDLHQDNSNPAHFVFHENWESEAHLEKHLASQHIADYMAATEGCIETFMLNKMTHIA